The following coding sequences are from one Pseudomonas oryzae window:
- a CDS encoding glycosyltransferase family 4 protein yields MREPFMPRRVLLVTFFYPPDLCAGSFRAGALVEALLARGGSALEVDVLTTQPNRYHSFSRQAETEEHMDGVRVRRIAIPGHRSGFFDQARAFVHFARRALQLSRDERYDLVIGTSSRLMTAVLAAWLARRRAAPLYLDLRDIFVENMRELLTAWYWKPLLGAFDRLERWAVARAARVNLVSAGFLPYFQARYPGREFACFPNGVDSLFASPVAGLDDGGAPCEPLQVVYAGNIGEGQGMHLILPELARQLRGRATFRIFGDGGRIEQLKRTLAGVDNVELLSPVSREQLVEAYRQADVLFLHLNDLQAFRRVLPSKLFEYAATGKPLWAGVAGFAADFIRREVPNAAVFAPCDVAGAVQVLDSLRLGFTSREDFVSRYNRERIMRGMADDILQVLERSCH; encoded by the coding sequence ATGCGCGAGCCATTCATGCCCCGGCGTGTTCTGCTGGTGACCTTCTTCTATCCCCCCGATCTGTGTGCCGGCTCGTTCCGTGCCGGTGCCCTGGTCGAGGCGCTGCTCGCCCGGGGCGGGAGTGCGCTGGAGGTCGATGTGCTGACCACCCAGCCCAATCGCTACCATTCATTCAGCCGGCAGGCCGAGACCGAGGAGCACATGGACGGCGTGCGGGTGCGGCGTATCGCCATACCGGGGCATCGCAGCGGCTTCTTCGATCAGGCGCGCGCCTTCGTGCATTTCGCTCGTCGGGCGCTGCAGTTGTCGCGCGATGAGCGCTATGACCTGGTAATCGGTACCTCATCGCGATTGATGACAGCGGTGCTGGCGGCCTGGCTGGCACGTCGCAGGGCTGCGCCGTTGTATCTGGACCTGCGCGATATCTTCGTGGAGAACATGCGCGAGCTGCTGACGGCTTGGTACTGGAAGCCGCTGCTCGGGGCATTCGATCGGCTCGAGCGCTGGGCTGTAGCACGTGCTGCGCGAGTCAACCTGGTGTCGGCGGGGTTCTTGCCCTATTTCCAGGCCCGCTATCCGGGACGCGAGTTCGCCTGTTTCCCCAATGGCGTGGATAGTTTGTTCGCCAGCCCCGTCGCGGGGCTGGACGATGGGGGGGCGCCGTGCGAACCGCTGCAGGTGGTTTATGCGGGGAATATCGGCGAGGGGCAGGGCATGCACCTGATCCTGCCGGAGTTGGCGCGCCAGTTGCGTGGGCGGGCGACCTTCCGCATCTTTGGTGATGGCGGACGCATCGAGCAGCTGAAGCGGACGCTGGCCGGAGTGGATAATGTCGAGCTGCTGTCGCCGGTGTCGCGCGAGCAGCTGGTTGAGGCTTACCGCCAGGCCGATGTGCTGTTCCTGCACCTGAACGATTTGCAGGCTTTTCGTCGGGTTCTGCCGTCGAAGTTGTTCGAGTATGCCGCTACCGGCAAGCCTCTGTGGGCGGGAGTCGCAGGGTTCGCTGCGGACTTCATTCGTCGTGAGGTGCCCAATGCCGCAGTATTTGCTCCGTGCGATGTTGCCGGTGCTGTGCAGGTATTGGATAGCTTGCGGTTGGGTTTCACGTCCCGTGAGGATTTTGTCAGTCGCTATAACCGCGAACGGATCATGCGGGGGATGGCCGATGACATCCTGCAGGTACTGGAGAGGTCATGTCATTGA
- a CDS encoding glycosyltransferase family 4 protein, translated as MIVWNEFRNDARVLKESETLQQAGHEVTVFALHTPGVTQEREVVSCGVGVVRVARSPLWTWRKGRRGVSVGGQAAASARRVPAQAAASAPIGRMGLGTQVLRIIARLWTHAGLCRQMVAHRPDVVHAHDVNVLPTAWLAAKLSGARLVYDAHEISTSREGYSSFRKLVGCVEQFLMPKAQGTITTTEARAKFFARAYGVPRPVVLQNRPRHQQVLASNRIREELGLTQPWPIILYQGGIQQGRGLERLLRVVPDVPDAYFVYIGGGRLEGRLRQVCAELGLEERVRFIPTVSLADLPSYTASADIGVQPIENTCLNHFTTDSNKLFEYVQAGLPVVSSDLPEIRRVVRGHDLGLLVPPGDSPALAAALRTLVQDAGLRSHYAERSRAAAAVLNWEAQEQELVALYELVQAGRSGA; from the coding sequence ATGATCGTCTGGAACGAATTCCGCAACGATGCCCGTGTGCTCAAGGAATCGGAAACCCTGCAGCAGGCCGGACATGAGGTAACGGTCTTCGCCTTGCATACGCCGGGGGTTACTCAGGAGCGCGAAGTCGTTTCCTGCGGGGTCGGGGTGGTGCGAGTGGCGCGCAGTCCGCTATGGACGTGGCGCAAGGGCAGGCGTGGCGTGAGTGTAGGTGGGCAAGCTGCTGCGTCGGCGCGGCGCGTTCCGGCACAGGCTGCGGCGAGCGCGCCGATCGGTCGCATGGGGCTGGGTACCCAGGTGCTGCGCATCATCGCCCGGCTGTGGACCCATGCCGGGCTGTGCCGGCAGATGGTCGCGCATCGTCCGGACGTGGTACATGCCCACGACGTCAACGTGCTGCCCACCGCCTGGCTGGCGGCGAAGCTCTCCGGAGCCAGGCTGGTCTACGACGCCCATGAGATCAGCACCAGCCGCGAGGGTTATTCCAGCTTTCGCAAGCTGGTCGGTTGCGTCGAGCAGTTCCTGATGCCGAAGGCGCAGGGCACCATCACTACCACCGAGGCGCGCGCCAAGTTCTTCGCTCGTGCCTATGGCGTGCCGCGCCCTGTGGTGTTGCAGAACCGCCCGCGTCATCAGCAGGTCCTGGCCTCCAACCGCATTCGCGAGGAACTGGGGCTGACTCAGCCGTGGCCGATCATCCTCTACCAAGGCGGTATCCAGCAGGGGCGTGGGCTGGAGAGACTGCTGCGGGTGGTTCCCGATGTTCCGGATGCCTATTTCGTCTACATCGGTGGTGGTCGCCTGGAAGGCCGCTTGCGGCAAGTCTGTGCCGAGCTTGGCCTCGAGGAGCGCGTGCGCTTCATTCCGACGGTGAGCCTGGCTGACCTGCCGTCCTATACCGCGTCGGCCGACATCGGTGTGCAGCCCATCGAGAACACCTGCCTCAATCACTTCACCACCGACTCCAACAAGCTGTTCGAGTATGTCCAGGCCGGCCTGCCGGTGGTCAGCTCCGATCTGCCGGAGATCCGCCGCGTGGTGCGCGGTCACGATCTCGGCCTGCTGGTGCCGCCGGGTGATTCGCCGGCGCTGGCCGCAGCGCTGCGCACCCTGGTACAGGACGCCGGGCTGCGCAGCCATTACGCCGAACGTTCGCGTGCGGCGGCAGCGGTGCTCAATTGGGAAGCCCAGGAGCAGGAGCTGGTTGCGCTGTATGAGCTGGTGCAGGCAGGGCGGTCCGGCGCCTGA
- a CDS encoding acyltransferase family protein, with amino-acid sequence MARQGHDLKSHYRPDIDGLRAIAVLAVVFFHIDPDFLPGGFVGVDIFFVISGFLITGNIIKDMRSPGGFSWGEFYRRRILRILPVMFVVVLTVLVVGQFVLLPADNLQLAYSAGASVLSAANIYFTYFLDTSYFADDSRLQPLLHLWSLGVEEQFYLFWPLLLVSLVGRMSTIRLLLLALLLGLASFVLAEALLKRAPMFAYYMLPTRAGELLIGAMLAIWLSGNRRVLTPPVATLVGLTGIGLIAASLAWLEEGMGFPGANALPSTLGAALFILAGSGGSNKIGQLVSLRPLVLVGLVSYSLYLWHWPVLAFYRYAFGAVDALDGGLLLVLMLALSVFSYRYVEKPCRQLRWSFDRTVIGFFGAGSLVVLLVCSGLFITNGYGVYFANDDYRRALTSLEPALPAYRYPYVCQRWEVKAQDLNSDACVLNSVGEPDVLLWGDSNAAHYVGVLGMIARHAGFAFRNVAHSSCPPVFSGADKALKVLRPDRVEPCLRSIEMVRKHIGRYSTVIIGGAWSTYFKANPDFGLAVEQTIDALLAQGKRVIILGQVPGFLALDRKCDQKAIKLTMMSCQSAGYEADRGQSEPNRFLAALADARPSVYYFDVRSVLCRDGRCSAYLNKEPLYFDKTHLSMDGSWATGRALLEQGDLPSFFSDLGGGVSKAANGAVLSSSLSRNLGRFSAPGVLWYPLLGDGREKVWNASVSRSIEEGGVVRITDGRADNYDVMRYRLRGRELGKVVNGSNGLMVRVQFVGCRRGNPLLRVWTKGAELRTHDVLLHCEPGQLQAKDNMQQQNVSVTFEGDNQMLYAYLPLDRGVTEVEVGLYPAVADGTGKYSKEFTGSLRVRSVDVAGTHGR; translated from the coding sequence ATGGCGCGTCAGGGGCATGATTTAAAAAGCCATTATAGGCCGGATATTGATGGGTTGCGTGCTATTGCTGTTCTGGCTGTAGTGTTCTTTCATATAGATCCTGATTTTTTGCCAGGCGGTTTTGTTGGGGTTGACATATTTTTTGTTATTTCGGGTTTTTTGATTACCGGAAATATCATCAAAGATATGCGGTCGCCCGGCGGATTTTCTTGGGGTGAGTTCTATCGCAGGCGTATTCTGCGCATCCTGCCTGTAATGTTTGTGGTTGTGCTGACTGTTCTCGTGGTTGGTCAGTTTGTATTGCTTCCTGCGGATAATCTTCAGTTGGCTTATTCGGCTGGGGCATCTGTGCTATCGGCAGCCAATATCTACTTCACCTACTTTTTGGATACTAGCTATTTTGCGGATGATAGCCGCTTGCAACCTCTGCTGCACTTGTGGTCGCTCGGTGTGGAGGAGCAGTTCTATCTTTTCTGGCCGCTGCTCCTTGTCTCTTTGGTCGGCCGTATGTCGACGATACGTCTGCTGCTACTGGCTCTATTGCTTGGCCTCGCTTCCTTTGTGCTGGCTGAGGCTTTATTGAAGCGAGCGCCAATGTTCGCTTATTACATGCTGCCGACGCGTGCCGGCGAACTGCTGATAGGCGCAATGCTAGCAATCTGGCTCTCGGGAAATAGGCGTGTGTTGACGCCCCCAGTCGCTACACTGGTTGGTCTAACAGGCATCGGCCTGATTGCAGCCAGTTTGGCTTGGCTTGAAGAGGGAATGGGATTTCCCGGTGCCAATGCCTTGCCGTCCACTCTGGGGGCGGCATTGTTTATTCTGGCCGGGAGTGGTGGTTCGAATAAGATTGGCCAGTTGGTGTCGTTGCGTCCGTTGGTGCTAGTAGGGCTTGTTTCCTATTCGCTGTACCTCTGGCACTGGCCAGTGTTGGCGTTCTATCGCTACGCCTTTGGGGCTGTCGATGCTCTCGATGGAGGACTTCTTTTGGTACTGATGCTGGCGCTCTCGGTGTTCAGTTATCGGTATGTGGAGAAACCTTGTCGCCAGTTGCGGTGGAGTTTCGATCGTACTGTGATAGGATTTTTTGGTGCTGGTTCTCTGGTCGTGCTATTGGTGTGTTCAGGTCTTTTTATTACTAATGGATATGGGGTTTATTTCGCTAATGACGATTACCGCCGTGCGCTGACGTCGTTGGAGCCGGCGTTGCCTGCTTATCGGTATCCGTACGTATGCCAGCGATGGGAAGTCAAAGCGCAGGATTTGAATTCCGATGCGTGTGTTTTGAATTCCGTGGGTGAGCCGGATGTGCTGCTATGGGGTGATTCAAATGCTGCCCACTATGTTGGGGTTCTAGGTATGATTGCGAGGCATGCTGGATTCGCCTTCCGGAATGTTGCGCACAGCAGCTGCCCGCCAGTTTTTTCTGGGGCGGATAAAGCTTTGAAAGTTTTACGTCCTGATCGTGTTGAGCCATGCTTGCGTTCGATTGAAATGGTCAGAAAGCATATTGGTCGCTATTCGACAGTTATTATTGGTGGCGCTTGGAGTACATATTTCAAAGCTAATCCTGATTTTGGTCTTGCTGTCGAGCAGACGATTGATGCTCTGTTGGCACAAGGTAAGCGCGTGATCATTCTCGGGCAGGTGCCGGGTTTCCTAGCGCTGGATCGGAAATGCGACCAAAAAGCGATCAAGCTAACAATGATGTCTTGCCAGAGTGCTGGATACGAGGCCGATCGTGGCCAGTCCGAGCCAAACCGATTTCTCGCTGCACTGGCTGATGCTCGCCCCTCTGTATATTATTTCGACGTACGTAGTGTTCTGTGTCGGGATGGACGTTGCAGTGCTTACCTGAATAAGGAACCTCTCTATTTTGATAAAACACATTTGAGTATGGATGGTTCATGGGCAACCGGCCGAGCCTTGCTGGAACAAGGTGATCTGCCGTCATTCTTCTCCGATTTGGGGGGGGGCGTAAGTAAAGCTGCTAATGGGGCGGTATTGTCGTCGTCTCTGAGTAGAAATTTAGGGCGATTCAGCGCTCCCGGAGTTTTATGGTACCCCCTTCTCGGAGATGGACGAGAGAAAGTTTGGAATGCATCTGTTAGTCGCTCCATTGAGGAGGGGGGGGTTGTTCGGATCACCGATGGGCGTGCCGACAACTATGATGTCATGCGTTACCGCTTACGAGGACGTGAGTTGGGTAAGGTTGTGAATGGCAGCAATGGCCTGATGGTCCGTGTACAGTTTGTCGGTTGTCGAAGAGGTAACCCGTTATTGCGTGTGTGGACAAAAGGAGCTGAGCTGCGTACCCATGATGTACTGCTGCACTGTGAGCCAGGACAGTTGCAGGCAAAGGATAATATGCAACAGCAAAACGTGAGCGTTACCTTTGAAGGCGATAATCAAATGCTCTATGCCTACCTGCCATTAGATCGTGGGGTGACGGAGGTGGAAGTTGGTCTCTATCCGGCTGTAGCCGATGGGACAGGTAAGTATTCTAAAGAGTTTACCGGCAGCTTGAGAGTGCGGAGTGTTGATGTCGCTGGCACTCATGGGCGCTGA
- a CDS encoding glycosyltransferase family protein — MNSVTQPSHQQTSADTSSQLADIHDRVMEAYYGKLGEQFMRETQERIHWICAHVAGNSVLDVGCSQGIVPLLLAREGCKVIGVDTSPQAIEEATQYLRAEPEHVQRNVTYVNADFLALDVEDIDVETIVISEVLEHLVRPELFVAKASSLLKKGGRLIVTVPFGVNDFIDHKHTFYLQEPYRLLARHLEVTEVKMLGKWLGLVAIKKEERPMDAQRDLPAEQIFALERAFEHVERSLRQELGGALKRLDETNKKYRSSTEQVATLKQNLTAESAKSVALSDELVGLKAKLDESNRKYRAATEQADSLKTKSEALNEAKSKAEQECDALHEQLAGEINVRRELEAKCQAQVQERDALLEQLDQEIASREATETLLDENSQQWEEIRQRLENELGAAKGWLESANQKYRIATGEQIPHFKSNLETLMGKTREQQKKIEELSASLKDANSKRQAAEQRLIKTRASLTYQLGYQLKAGATSVGGFVRLPKALLGLCKKAYRQGKKRRQKLSSVSVSIKQSSSPAIAKPFSPAVTPLAEVSNAGEIRQGLLRTADVPASQLKVACIMDEFTYGSYRYECNLMQLSPDNWRVELQDFQPELLFIESAWRGKENLWGSKVGHNSQELQGILAWCRNKKVPTVFWNKEDPVHFETFLTTAKQFDFVFTTDIDCIHRYKAALGHDRVYLLPFACQPAVHNPIELYQRKDAFCFAGAYYVRYPERTRDLDNFVAKLPEFRPLEIFDRNYGKNDPNYQFPEKYQSYIVGTLPFDQIDKAYKGYRYSINLNSIKQSQSMFARRVYELLGSNTVTVSNFSRGVRLLFGDLVVTTDDGEEMVRRLGELAQDEETSGKLRLAALRKVMQEHTYGQRLNYVLAKVAGQPVQDSLPQVVVVGHAANERQAEKLLTCMLRQQYTKARMYLVTDSAEAIRRKVDDPRIAMLTPEQLGGLSLGELTNGAQWVAGMSAEDYYGPNYLLDIALATCYSQAQVIGKADHYACDKGSICLVEESGVYRQARELAARRAAIKADLVSALPALDWAKNLEGKLFRYEQMLAIDPYNYCHQGAEVAASEAAEQVDDLALNVGLSINDLQSRAEGIKPAVQSADQGRVLNFQELAKIFGPIRSKHVQFELSEAAWHISSNLADGKHEYLYAGTDLKLEELGVCDKLKLFLDAGPGLSLQLVLLFLDAQKQRISHVIYHANRNQTAEIPPETAFVRLGWRVYSGGSTDVKGLVLEHRDLQPSEMLERAEHLLVTNHYPSYEDLYRNGFVHSRVTAYRERGVLVDVFRLRKSEAVSYHEFQDVDVVTGSQEILDKMLQGGHYKSVLVHFLDPDMWEVLQKHVSRLKVIVWVHGAEVQPWWRREYNYSSEDQLQVAKLESEKRMAFWRGLLQPMPENLKLVFVSRYFAEEVMEDIGFRIPENQYEIIHNPINTELFSYQEKPAEQRKKILSIRPYASAKYANDLSVKAIELLAKKPWFKELEIRMIGDGVLFDETLEPLRKYPNVRIERGFLKQNEIAALHKEYGIFLCPTRMDAQGVSRDEAMSSGLVPVTNGITAIPEFVDESCGVLAAGDNFQEMAEGIARLVESPELFKHMSSAAAARVRGQTAEPQIVGREIELF, encoded by the coding sequence ATGAACTCTGTCACCCAGCCCTCTCACCAGCAAACATCTGCCGATACCAGTTCTCAACTGGCTGATATTCATGACCGTGTCATGGAAGCTTACTACGGGAAGCTGGGTGAGCAGTTCATGCGGGAAACCCAGGAGCGCATACACTGGATCTGCGCGCACGTTGCAGGGAATAGCGTGCTCGACGTCGGATGCTCACAAGGCATAGTGCCACTCTTGCTTGCCCGTGAGGGATGTAAGGTCATTGGTGTCGATACCAGCCCGCAAGCTATTGAAGAGGCCACCCAATACCTGCGCGCAGAACCCGAGCATGTGCAGAGGAACGTCACTTATGTAAATGCCGACTTTCTCGCCCTGGACGTCGAAGATATCGACGTAGAGACAATCGTGATCAGCGAGGTGCTGGAGCATCTCGTTCGCCCCGAGCTGTTCGTTGCAAAGGCCTCCTCATTGCTCAAGAAGGGCGGTCGGTTGATCGTGACTGTGCCGTTCGGGGTCAATGACTTCATCGACCACAAGCATACGTTTTACTTGCAAGAGCCCTACAGGCTGCTTGCTCGGCATCTTGAAGTTACAGAGGTCAAGATGCTCGGAAAGTGGCTGGGATTGGTTGCCATCAAGAAGGAAGAGCGCCCCATGGATGCGCAGCGCGACCTTCCAGCAGAGCAGATTTTTGCTCTGGAACGCGCCTTTGAACATGTAGAACGCAGCCTGCGCCAGGAGCTCGGTGGCGCACTGAAGCGACTTGACGAGACAAACAAGAAATACCGCTCCTCCACAGAGCAAGTAGCGACACTGAAACAGAACCTGACAGCGGAGAGCGCCAAGAGCGTTGCCCTGAGTGACGAGTTGGTTGGGCTCAAGGCTAAGCTGGATGAAAGTAACCGCAAGTACCGGGCTGCCACGGAACAGGCTGATAGCCTCAAGACCAAGTCTGAGGCGCTGAATGAGGCGAAAAGCAAGGCTGAGCAGGAGTGTGATGCCCTCCATGAGCAACTGGCTGGCGAGATCAATGTACGCCGGGAGCTGGAGGCCAAGTGCCAGGCTCAGGTCCAGGAGCGCGACGCCCTGCTGGAGCAATTGGATCAGGAGATAGCAAGTCGCGAGGCGACGGAAACACTGTTGGATGAAAACAGCCAGCAATGGGAAGAGATCCGCCAGCGTCTCGAAAATGAACTGGGTGCGGCCAAAGGGTGGCTGGAATCTGCTAACCAGAAGTACCGAATCGCCACCGGGGAGCAAATTCCACACTTCAAGTCTAACTTGGAAACCCTGATGGGTAAGACCCGGGAGCAGCAGAAGAAAATTGAGGAGCTGAGCGCAAGTCTGAAAGATGCCAACAGCAAACGCCAAGCTGCCGAGCAACGCCTTATCAAAACTCGTGCCAGCCTAACTTATCAGTTGGGTTATCAGCTCAAGGCCGGGGCCACCTCAGTTGGTGGCTTTGTGCGTCTCCCCAAGGCGTTGCTGGGGCTGTGCAAGAAAGCCTATAGGCAAGGCAAGAAAAGGCGCCAGAAGCTTTCATCAGTCAGTGTTTCCATCAAGCAGTCATCTTCCCCTGCGATAGCGAAGCCCTTCTCTCCTGCAGTAACTCCGCTTGCCGAGGTGAGTAATGCCGGCGAGATTCGGCAGGGTCTACTGCGCACTGCCGATGTGCCGGCGAGCCAACTGAAGGTTGCCTGCATCATGGATGAGTTCACTTATGGCTCCTACCGCTATGAGTGCAACTTGATGCAATTGTCTCCGGATAACTGGCGTGTGGAATTGCAGGATTTTCAGCCCGAGCTGCTGTTTATCGAATCGGCATGGCGAGGCAAGGAAAATCTGTGGGGTAGCAAGGTCGGACACAACAGTCAGGAGTTGCAGGGTATCCTGGCTTGGTGCCGTAATAAAAAGGTACCGACCGTGTTCTGGAACAAGGAAGACCCGGTTCACTTTGAGACCTTCCTGACCACCGCCAAGCAGTTCGACTTCGTATTCACAACCGATATCGACTGTATCCATCGCTACAAGGCTGCCTTGGGGCACGATAGGGTGTATTTGCTACCATTTGCATGCCAGCCGGCCGTGCATAACCCCATCGAGTTGTACCAGCGCAAGGATGCATTCTGTTTCGCCGGTGCCTACTACGTACGCTATCCCGAGCGTACGCGGGATCTCGACAACTTCGTTGCCAAGCTTCCCGAGTTTCGCCCGCTGGAGATTTTTGATCGTAATTACGGAAAAAATGATCCAAACTATCAGTTCCCCGAGAAATACCAGTCCTACATCGTAGGCACACTGCCGTTCGATCAGATCGACAAGGCTTACAAGGGCTACCGTTACTCGATCAACCTGAACTCAATCAAGCAGTCGCAGAGCATGTTTGCTCGCCGTGTCTACGAACTGCTCGGCAGCAATACGGTTACGGTCAGCAATTTCTCGCGAGGAGTTCGACTGCTCTTCGGTGATCTGGTTGTCACTACCGACGACGGAGAGGAAATGGTCCGTCGCCTGGGTGAACTGGCACAAGACGAGGAAACCAGCGGTAAACTGCGTCTTGCTGCATTGCGCAAGGTGATGCAGGAGCACACCTACGGTCAGCGCTTGAACTACGTCCTGGCCAAGGTTGCGGGGCAGCCTGTTCAGGATTCGTTGCCGCAAGTCGTGGTTGTCGGTCATGCAGCGAATGAGCGTCAGGCTGAAAAATTGCTGACCTGCATGCTGCGCCAGCAATACACCAAAGCCCGCATGTACCTGGTTACCGATAGCGCGGAGGCCATCCGCAGGAAGGTCGATGATCCGCGTATTGCCATGCTCACACCTGAGCAGCTTGGAGGCTTGTCCCTCGGCGAGCTGACCAACGGAGCCCAGTGGGTGGCCGGCATGAGTGCGGAGGACTATTACGGCCCCAACTATTTGCTCGATATCGCCTTGGCTACCTGTTACAGCCAGGCGCAAGTGATTGGCAAGGCAGATCATTATGCGTGTGACAAGGGCAGCATTTGCCTGGTAGAGGAGAGCGGTGTTTACCGCCAGGCCCGCGAGCTGGCTGCCCGTAGAGCTGCTATCAAAGCTGACTTGGTATCGGCTCTACCAGCACTCGACTGGGCAAAGAACCTCGAAGGAAAGCTTTTCCGTTACGAGCAGATGCTGGCTATCGATCCCTACAACTATTGCCACCAAGGCGCAGAGGTCGCTGCCTCGGAGGCCGCAGAGCAGGTAGACGACCTGGCTCTCAATGTCGGGTTGAGTATCAATGATCTCCAGTCGCGTGCCGAGGGCATCAAGCCGGCTGTGCAGTCTGCCGATCAGGGGCGTGTTCTCAACTTCCAGGAGTTGGCGAAAATCTTCGGCCCTATTCGCAGCAAGCATGTTCAGTTCGAACTGAGTGAAGCAGCTTGGCATATCAGCTCTAACCTTGCGGACGGTAAGCATGAATATCTGTATGCAGGCACCGATCTGAAGCTGGAAGAGTTGGGCGTCTGCGATAAGCTGAAGTTGTTCCTTGATGCCGGTCCAGGCCTGAGTCTGCAATTGGTGCTGTTGTTCCTGGATGCGCAGAAGCAGCGCATCAGTCATGTGATATATCACGCCAACCGCAATCAGACCGCCGAGATTCCTCCGGAGACCGCGTTCGTACGCCTGGGCTGGCGTGTCTATTCAGGGGGCTCAACGGACGTCAAGGGGTTGGTGCTGGAGCACCGCGATTTGCAGCCTTCGGAAATGCTCGAACGGGCCGAGCACCTGTTGGTAACCAACCATTACCCCTCCTACGAGGATCTGTATCGTAATGGTTTCGTGCATAGCAGGGTGACTGCCTATCGTGAGCGTGGGGTTCTGGTGGACGTATTCCGTCTGCGCAAGAGCGAGGCGGTGAGCTACCACGAGTTCCAGGATGTCGATGTCGTTACTGGCTCACAGGAAATTCTGGACAAGATGCTGCAAGGCGGTCACTACAAGTCTGTCCTTGTGCACTTCCTCGATCCTGATATGTGGGAGGTGCTGCAGAAGCATGTGTCCCGCCTGAAAGTCATTGTCTGGGTGCATGGCGCTGAGGTACAGCCGTGGTGGCGCCGTGAGTACAACTACAGCAGTGAAGACCAGTTGCAGGTTGCAAAGCTGGAAAGTGAAAAGCGTATGGCGTTCTGGCGTGGGTTGCTGCAGCCAATGCCAGAAAATCTGAAACTTGTGTTTGTCTCGCGCTATTTCGCTGAAGAGGTTATGGAAGATATCGGTTTCCGGATTCCTGAGAATCAGTACGAAATCATCCATAATCCGATTAATACTGAGTTGTTCTCTTATCAGGAGAAGCCTGCCGAGCAGCGCAAGAAAATCCTTTCGATCAGGCCTTACGCATCGGCCAAGTACGCCAATGATCTGAGCGTCAAGGCGATTGAGTTGCTGGCGAAAAAGCCATGGTTCAAAGAGCTTGAGATCCGGATGATCGGCGATGGGGTGCTCTTTGATGAAACTCTGGAGCCTCTACGTAAATATCCGAATGTGCGTATCGAACGCGGGTTCCTCAAGCAAAACGAAATTGCAGCCCTGCACAAGGAGTACGGTATTTTCCTCTGCCCTACCCGGATGGATGCGCAAGGCGTGTCGCGAGATGAGGCCATGTCATCCGGTCTTGTTCCGGTGACGAATGGCATTACTGCAATCCCTGAGTTTGTCGATGAATCCTGCGGTGTTTTGGCTGCTGGCGACAACTTCCAGGAAATGGCAGAGGGTATTGCTCGCTTGGTTGAGAGTCCTGAACTATTCAAGCACATGTCCAGTGCTGCTGCCGCTCGAGTTAGGGGGCAGACGGCTGAACCACAGATAGTTGGCAGAGAAATAGAATTATTCTGA
- the wecC gene encoding UDP-N-acetyl-D-mannosamine dehydrogenase has translation MPFQTISVIGLGYIGLPTAAVFASRKKKVIGVDVNQKAVDTINRGEIHIIEPDLDIVVHASVTEGYLRATTTPEAADAFLIAVPTPFKGDHEPDLSYIEAASKAIAPVLKAGDLVILESTSPVGATEAMSAWLAEARPDLTFPQTHGEDSDVRVAHCPERVLPGHVLRELVENDRIIGGMTPKCSKAAQALYKIFVEGECIITDARTAEMCKLTENSFRDVNIAFANELSIICDKLGINVWELIRLANRHPRVNILQPGPGVGGHCIAVDPWFIVSQTPDEARLIRTAREVNDGKPQWVIDKVKQAVGAFLVENPGQTARDVTVACFGLAFKPDIDDLRESPSLGIAKTLASELSTKLVLVEPNIEELPKSLAAHAKLDVQQALEVADVVVLLVKHREFLDMPALCQGVRVVDATGILEN, from the coding sequence ATGCCCTTCCAGACCATTTCCGTCATCGGCCTCGGCTATATCGGCCTGCCTACCGCTGCCGTCTTCGCTTCGCGCAAGAAGAAAGTCATCGGCGTCGATGTGAACCAGAAAGCCGTGGACACCATCAACCGGGGTGAGATCCACATCATCGAGCCGGATCTGGACATCGTCGTGCACGCCTCCGTGACGGAGGGCTACCTGCGTGCGACCACCACTCCCGAGGCTGCCGACGCCTTCCTGATCGCCGTGCCGACGCCGTTCAAGGGCGACCACGAGCCGGATCTCTCCTATATCGAGGCTGCCAGTAAGGCCATTGCTCCGGTGCTCAAGGCTGGCGACCTGGTGATTCTCGAGTCCACCTCCCCGGTTGGCGCCACCGAAGCCATGTCCGCCTGGCTGGCTGAGGCCCGCCCGGACCTGACCTTCCCGCAGACCCATGGTGAGGACTCTGACGTTCGCGTCGCCCACTGCCCGGAGCGCGTTCTGCCGGGCCACGTCCTGCGCGAGCTGGTGGAAAACGACCGCATCATCGGCGGCATGACGCCGAAGTGCTCGAAGGCGGCACAGGCGCTGTACAAGATCTTCGTCGAGGGTGAGTGCATCATCACCGACGCCCGCACCGCCGAAATGTGCAAGCTGACCGAAAACAGCTTCCGTGACGTGAACATCGCCTTCGCCAATGAGTTGTCGATCATCTGCGACAAGCTCGGCATCAATGTGTGGGAGCTGATCCGCCTGGCCAACCGTCACCCGCGCGTCAACATCCTCCAGCCTGGCCCGGGCGTCGGCGGTCACTGCATCGCGGTCGATCCCTGGTTCATCGTCAGCCAGACTCCGGACGAGGCGCGCCTGATCCGCACTGCTCGCGAGGTCAATGATGGCAAGCCCCAGTGGGTGATCGACAAGGTCAAGCAGGCCGTCGGTGCATTCCTGGTGGAGAACCCGGGGCAAACCGCGCGCGATGTTACCGTCGCCTGCTTCGGCCTGGCGTTCAAGCCGGATATTGACGACTTGCGTGAAAGCCCCTCGCTGGGAATTGCCAAGACTTTGGCATCTGAGCTCTCCACCAAGCTGGTTTTGGTCGAGCCGAATATCGAGGAGCTCCCCAAGAGCTTGGCGGCGCACGCAAAGCTAGACGTACAGCAGGCCCTTGAGGTCGCCGATGTCGTCGTACTGCTGGTTAAGCATCGCGAGTTTCTGGATATGCCGGCATTGTGTCAGGGCGTACGTGTCGTAGATGCAACCGGCATTCTTGAGAACTAA